In Constrictibacter sp. MBR-5, the following proteins share a genomic window:
- the mutL gene encoding DNA mismatch repair endonuclease MutL, whose amino-acid sequence MTIRRLPQTLVNRIAAGEVVERPASVVKELVENALDAGARRIDVTLRDGGRALIAVVDDGRGMSPAELELAVERHATSKLPDDDLVRIRFLGFRGEALPSIGAVARLSLTSRPPGADSAWTLLVEGGEVHAPAPAAAAQGTRVEVRDLFYATPARLKFLKSPRAEFAQAVDTMKRLAMAHPHVAFGLADDGRSAFRVGPAQGELFAARLDRLGAVLGRDFADNAVAVEAEREGFRLTGHAGLPTYNRGTAQQQFLFVNGRPVRDRLLQGAVRAAYDDFLSRDRHAVAALFLDAPPDLVDVNVHPAKAEVRFRDAALVRGLIVSALRHALAGAGHRAATTNAAVALGYAQGGSGGGGGGAMRPSWTPAPDYRREAVLSEAATPYHAPIPGLAALSAPPGAASGSPTAPSAANLGAEEGTHPLGAARAQLHENYIVAQTRDGVVIVDQHAAHERLVYERMKAALANGGVARQALLLPEVVELDEVAAERLGEAAEALAEAGLVLEPFGRGAVVVREVPALLGHADVGGIVRDLADELADQGTTDGLRDRLDALLATMACHGSVRSGRRLGEAEMNALLREMEVTPHSGQCNHGRPTWVELKLADIERLFGRR is encoded by the coding sequence ATGACCATCCGCCGCCTCCCGCAGACGCTGGTCAACCGCATCGCCGCCGGCGAGGTGGTCGAGCGGCCGGCGTCGGTGGTGAAGGAACTGGTCGAGAACGCCCTCGACGCCGGCGCCCGGCGGATCGACGTCACCCTGCGCGACGGCGGCCGCGCGCTGATCGCGGTGGTCGACGACGGCCGCGGCATGTCGCCGGCGGAACTCGAACTGGCGGTCGAGCGCCACGCCACCTCCAAGCTGCCCGACGACGATCTGGTGCGCATCCGTTTCCTGGGCTTCCGCGGCGAGGCGCTGCCGTCGATCGGCGCCGTCGCCCGCCTGTCGCTGACCAGCAGGCCGCCGGGCGCCGATTCGGCCTGGACGCTGCTGGTCGAGGGCGGCGAGGTGCACGCGCCGGCCCCGGCCGCCGCGGCGCAGGGGACGCGGGTCGAGGTGCGCGACCTGTTCTACGCCACGCCGGCGCGGCTGAAGTTCCTGAAGTCGCCGCGCGCCGAGTTCGCCCAGGCGGTCGACACGATGAAGCGCCTGGCTATGGCGCATCCGCACGTCGCCTTCGGCCTCGCCGACGACGGGCGCAGCGCCTTCCGCGTCGGCCCGGCGCAGGGCGAGCTGTTCGCCGCCCGGCTCGACCGGCTCGGCGCCGTGCTTGGGCGCGACTTCGCGGACAATGCGGTCGCCGTCGAGGCCGAGCGCGAGGGGTTCCGCCTGACCGGCCATGCCGGCCTGCCGACCTACAATCGCGGCACGGCGCAGCAGCAGTTCCTGTTCGTCAACGGCCGGCCGGTGCGCGACCGCCTGCTGCAGGGTGCCGTGCGCGCCGCCTACGACGATTTCCTGTCGCGCGACCGGCACGCCGTGGCCGCCCTGTTCCTGGATGCGCCGCCCGACTTGGTCGACGTGAACGTCCACCCCGCCAAGGCCGAGGTGCGCTTCCGCGACGCGGCGCTGGTCCGCGGCCTGATTGTCTCGGCCCTTCGCCACGCGCTCGCCGGCGCCGGCCACCGCGCCGCGACGACGAACGCGGCGGTGGCGCTGGGTTACGCCCAGGGCGGGAGCGGTGGGGGCGGCGGTGGGGCGATGCGGCCGAGCTGGACGCCCGCCCCCGACTATCGCCGCGAGGCGGTCCTGTCCGAGGCGGCGACACCCTATCACGCGCCGATCCCCGGCCTCGCCGCGCTCTCGGCGCCGCCGGGTGCAGCGTCGGGCTCGCCGACCGCGCCGTCCGCCGCGAACCTCGGGGCGGAGGAGGGGACGCATCCGCTGGGTGCCGCGCGCGCCCAGCTGCACGAGAACTACATCGTCGCCCAGACCCGCGACGGCGTCGTCATCGTCGACCAGCATGCGGCGCACGAGCGGCTGGTCTACGAGCGCATGAAGGCGGCGCTGGCCAACGGTGGCGTGGCGCGCCAGGCGCTGCTGCTGCCCGAGGTGGTCGAACTGGACGAGGTTGCCGCCGAACGGCTGGGCGAGGCGGCCGAGGCGCTGGCCGAGGCGGGACTGGTGCTGGAGCCGTTCGGCCGCGGTGCGGTGGTGGTGCGCGAGGTGCCGGCGCTGCTCGGCCATGCCGACGTCGGCGGCATCGTCCGCGACCTCGCCGACGAACTCGCCGACCAGGGGACGACCGACGGCCTGCGCGACCGGCTCGACGCCCTGCTCGCCACCATGGCCTGCCACGGCAGCGTCAGGTCGGGCCGCCGGCTCGGCGAGGCCGAGATGAACGCCCTGCTGCGCGAAATGGAGGTCACCCCGCACTCCGGCCAATGCAACCACGGCCGCCCCACCTGGGTGGAGCTGAAGCTGGCGGACATCGAACGGCTGTTCGGACGGCGGTGA
- a CDS encoding glucose-6-phosphate isomerase: MPEGYPYQQIIGSCLADGIGEHGLSRAAYEAALAETAGALQGLRARHDDGGLPLLRLPETRDDLPGIEARAEYHRERADDVVILGTGGSSLGGQALYALTDAGFGPSGHAPRLHFLDNVDPHTFDHLFRAVDLAKTDFIAISKSGSTAETMTQFLICLAAVVETVGRERAADHFTVITEPKDSVLRRIAEEWGMLVLDHDPGIGGRYAALSLVGLLPAAIAGLDVAHIRDGAHQVLHQTLSARRPEASDPAVGAAVGIGLWREKGIGTSVLMPYSDRLGWFGMWYRQLWAESLGKDGKGTLPVRALGTTDQHSQVQLYLAGPRDKMFTVVLTDCAGRGRMVPPELASDPSLAYLAGRQMGDLFDAEGRATAETLVRHGRPTRLIHVDRVDEAVMGGLMMHWFLETIIAAHLLKVDPFDQPAVEEGKILTREHLGKMPRRA, encoded by the coding sequence ATGCCCGAAGGGTATCCGTATCAGCAGATCATCGGCAGCTGTCTGGCCGACGGCATCGGCGAGCACGGCCTGAGCCGCGCCGCCTACGAGGCGGCGCTGGCCGAGACGGCGGGGGCGCTGCAGGGGCTGCGCGCCCGGCACGACGACGGCGGCCTGCCGCTGCTCCGCCTGCCGGAGACGCGCGACGACCTGCCGGGCATCGAGGCGCGCGCCGAATATCACCGCGAGCGCGCCGACGACGTCGTCATCCTCGGCACCGGCGGCTCGAGCCTGGGCGGGCAGGCGCTCTACGCGCTGACCGACGCCGGCTTCGGGCCCAGCGGCCACGCGCCGCGCCTGCACTTTCTCGACAATGTCGACCCGCACACCTTCGACCACCTGTTCCGGGCGGTCGACCTCGCCAAGACCGACTTCATCGCGATCTCCAAGTCGGGCTCGACCGCCGAGACGATGACGCAGTTCCTGATCTGCCTCGCGGCGGTGGTGGAGACGGTGGGGCGGGAGCGCGCGGCCGACCATTTCACGGTGATCACCGAGCCGAAGGACAGCGTCCTGCGCCGCATCGCCGAGGAATGGGGGATGCTGGTGCTCGACCACGATCCGGGCATCGGCGGGCGCTATGCGGCGCTGTCGCTGGTCGGCCTGCTGCCCGCGGCGATCGCCGGGCTCGACGTGGCCCACATCCGCGACGGCGCGCACCAGGTGCTGCACCAGACCCTGTCGGCGCGGCGGCCGGAGGCGTCGGATCCGGCGGTGGGTGCCGCGGTCGGCATCGGCCTGTGGCGGGAGAAGGGCATCGGCACCAGCGTGCTCATGCCCTATTCCGATCGGCTCGGCTGGTTCGGCATGTGGTACCGCCAGCTCTGGGCGGAGAGCCTGGGCAAGGACGGCAAGGGTACGCTGCCGGTCCGCGCGCTCGGCACCACCGATCAGCACAGCCAGGTCCAGCTCTATCTCGCCGGGCCGCGCGACAAGATGTTCACGGTGGTCCTGACCGACTGCGCCGGCCGCGGCCGGATGGTGCCGCCGGAACTGGCGAGCGATCCGTCGCTGGCCTATCTCGCCGGGCGGCAGATGGGCGACCTGTTCGACGCCGAGGGCCGGGCGACCGCCGAGACCCTGGTGCGCCACGGCCGGCCGACGCGCCTGATCCATGTCGACCGGGTCGACGAGGCGGTGATGGGCGGCCTGATGATGCACTGGTTCCTGGAGACCATCATCGCCGCCCACCTGCTGAAGGTCGACCCGTTCGATCAGCCGGCGGTCGAGGAGGGCAAGATCCTGACCCGCGAGCATCTGGGGAAGATGCCGCGGCGGGCGTAG
- a CDS encoding pitrilysin family protein, which yields MSGATMRNAACRLVLFIVLLVAPHIPPALAAEVQRVVSPGGIEAWLIEDHMVPVLSLRMAFRGGAALDPEGKAGTANMAASLLDEGAGDLDSEAFQKRLADLSISLGFSAGRDSVEGSLGTLTENRDEAFRLLSLALTEARFDPEPVQRVRDQIASSLARRAVDPGWIASRTFMELVFAGHPYASPVDGTLETLPRIAVEDLRAFVKTRLARDNLIVGVAGDITAAELGPLLDKAFAGLPKTAGAVDVPAATLRNGGETVVIERPVPQSVALFGESGIPRKDPDWYAGQVVNYVLGGGGFNSRLMEEIREKRGLAYGVSTGISPYDEASVLIGQVATQNARVAESLDLVRQEWKRMAEEGPTQEELDNAKTYLIGSFPIGLDSTGSIAATLVAMQRYDLGIDHLDRRSALIEAVTLEDARRVAKRLLDPAALTFVVVGQPEGVKPTRQPPDKS from the coding sequence GTGAGCGGAGCGACCATGCGAAACGCCGCCTGCCGCCTCGTCCTCTTCATCGTCCTGCTGGTTGCGCCACACATTCCTCCCGCCCTCGCGGCGGAGGTGCAGCGCGTCGTCAGCCCGGGCGGCATCGAGGCGTGGCTCATCGAGGACCACATGGTGCCGGTCCTGTCGCTGCGGATGGCCTTCCGCGGCGGCGCCGCGCTGGATCCCGAGGGGAAGGCCGGCACCGCCAACATGGCGGCCTCCCTGCTCGACGAGGGGGCCGGCGATCTCGACAGCGAGGCCTTTCAGAAACGCCTCGCCGACCTGTCGATCTCGCTCGGCTTCAGTGCCGGGCGCGACAGCGTCGAGGGCAGCCTCGGCACGCTGACCGAGAATCGCGACGAGGCCTTCCGCCTGCTGTCGCTGGCGCTGACCGAGGCGCGCTTCGATCCCGAGCCGGTGCAGCGGGTGCGCGACCAGATCGCCAGCAGCCTCGCGCGGCGTGCCGTGGATCCCGGCTGGATCGCGTCGCGCACCTTCATGGAGCTGGTCTTCGCGGGGCATCCCTATGCGTCGCCGGTGGACGGCACCCTGGAGACGCTGCCGCGCATCGCGGTCGAGGACCTGCGGGCCTTCGTGAAGACGCGGCTCGCCCGCGACAATCTCATCGTCGGCGTCGCCGGCGACATCACGGCGGCCGAACTGGGACCGTTGCTCGACAAGGCGTTCGCCGGCCTGCCGAAGACGGCGGGTGCGGTCGACGTGCCGGCGGCGACGCTGCGCAACGGCGGTGAGACCGTGGTGATCGAGCGTCCGGTGCCGCAGAGCGTCGCCCTGTTCGGCGAGAGCGGCATCCCGCGGAAGGATCCCGACTGGTATGCCGGACAGGTGGTCAACTACGTCCTCGGCGGCGGTGGCTTCAACTCCCGCCTGATGGAGGAGATCCGCGAGAAGCGCGGCCTCGCCTACGGCGTTTCCACCGGCATCAGCCCCTACGACGAGGCAAGCGTCCTGATCGGCCAGGTGGCGACCCAGAACGCCCGCGTCGCCGAGTCCCTCGACCTCGTCCGCCAGGAATGGAAGCGGATGGCCGAGGAGGGGCCGACCCAGGAGGAACTCGACAACGCGAAGACCTACCTGATCGGCTCCTTCCCGATCGGCTTGGACAGCACGGGGAGCATCGCCGCCACCCTGGTCGCGATGCAACGCTACGACCTGGGCATCGACCATCTCGACCGGCGCAGCGCGCTGATCGAGGCGGTGACGCTGGAGGATGCCCGCCGGGTGGCCAAGCGCCTCCTCGACCCCGCCGCCCTCACCTTCGTCGTCGTCGGCCAGCCCGAAGGCGTGAAGCCGACGCGGCAGCCGCCGGACAAGAGCTGA
- the lspA gene encoding signal peptidase II — translation MRLGIGLAAAILVLDQVTKWLVLYWVMDPPRVIPLLPFFNLVVVWNEGVSFGMFGGGTVPPAVFVGLSAAISVAMLIWLRRADSLWTQLAIGLVVGGAIGNALDRLVFGAVFDFLDVHVAGWHWPAFNVADSAICIGVVLLLVESLLPERKAST, via the coding sequence ATGCGCCTGGGCATCGGACTCGCCGCGGCCATCCTGGTCCTCGACCAGGTCACGAAGTGGCTGGTGCTCTACTGGGTCATGGACCCGCCGCGGGTCATCCCGCTGCTGCCCTTCTTCAACCTCGTCGTCGTCTGGAACGAGGGCGTCAGTTTCGGCATGTTCGGCGGCGGTACGGTGCCGCCGGCGGTGTTCGTCGGCCTGTCGGCCGCCATCTCCGTGGCGATGCTGATCTGGCTGCGCCGCGCCGACAGCCTCTGGACGCAGCTCGCCATCGGCCTCGTCGTCGGTGGCGCGATCGGCAATGCCCTGGACCGGCTCGTCTTCGGTGCGGTTTTCGACTTTCTCGACGTGCATGTCGCCGGCTGGCACTGGCCCGCCTTCAACGTGGCGGACTCCGCCATCTGCATCGGCGTCGTGCTCCTTCTCGTGGAATCCTTGCTTCCGGAGCGCAAGGCTTCCACATAG
- a CDS encoding Txe/YoeB family addiction module toxin, which translates to MKIVLHEKAWEDELHWQASDAKLLLRLNGLIRECCRTPFAGTGKPEPLRGPLSGWWSRRLTKEHRLVYRPSEDALPIVQCRYRY; encoded by the coding sequence TTGAAGATCGTCCTCCACGAAAAGGCGTGGGAAGACGAGCTGCACTGGCAGGCGAGCGATGCGAAGCTCCTCCTGCGGCTGAACGGCCTGATCCGCGAATGCTGCCGCACGCCGTTCGCCGGTACCGGCAAACCGGAGCCGCTGCGCGGTCCGCTCTCCGGCTGGTGGTCGCGCCGGCTGACCAAGGAGCATCGTCTGGTCTATCGGCCGAGCGAGGACGCACTGCCCATCGTGCAGTGCCGGTATCGCTACTGA
- a CDS encoding type II toxin-antitoxin system Phd/YefM family antitoxin has protein sequence MRTTSYSDLRRNLAAMLASVLDDHTPVIITRDRGNPAAVLISLGISPPRRRRCISCAVRAMPTARSKRWKRWRAAAGPSARSTRAGRSLRAGR, from the coding sequence ATGCGCACGACATCGTACAGCGACCTGCGCCGCAATCTCGCGGCGATGCTCGCCAGCGTGTTGGACGACCACACGCCGGTGATCATCACCCGCGACCGCGGCAATCCGGCGGCGGTTCTGATCTCGCTCGGGATTTCGCCTCCTAGGAGGAGACGCTGCATCTCCTGCGCAGTCCGCGCAATGCCGACCGCCCGCTCGAAGCGGTGGAAGCGCTGGAGGGCGGCGGCGGGACCGAGCGCGAGATCGACCCGTGCGGGCCGATCCCTGAGGGCCGGTCGTTGA
- a CDS encoding pitrilysin family protein produces the protein MTSPVRPRRLALIAAAMAALVLCAAPFAPRSADAAVFDPKTFTLDNGLRVVLVENHRVPAVVQMVWYKVGAADEPRGKSGIAHFLEHLMFKGTATMQPGEFSKVVARHGGRDNAFTSQDYTAYHQTVAKDYLDLVMKMEADRMSNLVLTDAVVDPERDVILEERRARIDNQPPALLGEAMDSALYRNHPYRIPVIGWASEMAGLTTADALSFYKRHYAPNNAILVVAGDVSLEELKRLAQEHYGDIPRGPDIERERVTEPPQLAARRVTLESPQVREPTLRRNYYAPSATAGATQHAYALEVLSEILGGPTGRLYRDLVIERGLAAAAGAWYSPDSLDMTKFGFYAVPRQGKSVEAVEAALDEAIAKLLREGVTVDEVADATKRLKASAVFARDDLETAARVLGAALATGRSIDDVEQWPARIGAVTAEQVNIAARAVLKPEGSVTGILLPKPAEAASAAPAQAPTPTPADAPAGAPQPSQPARNPS, from the coding sequence ATGACCTCGCCCGTGCGCCCGCGCCGCCTCGCCCTAATCGCAGCGGCCATGGCCGCGCTGGTGCTGTGCGCGGCCCCTTTTGCGCCCCGATCGGCCGACGCCGCCGTCTTCGACCCGAAGACGTTCACCCTGGATAACGGGCTTCGGGTGGTGCTGGTCGAGAACCACCGCGTGCCGGCGGTGGTCCAGATGGTCTGGTACAAGGTCGGCGCCGCCGACGAGCCGCGCGGCAAGTCCGGCATCGCGCATTTCCTCGAGCATCTGATGTTCAAGGGCACGGCGACCATGCAGCCGGGCGAGTTCTCGAAGGTCGTCGCCCGGCACGGCGGCCGCGACAACGCCTTCACCTCCCAGGACTACACCGCCTATCACCAGACCGTGGCGAAGGATTATCTCGACCTCGTCATGAAGATGGAGGCGGACCGGATGAGCAATCTGGTCCTGACCGACGCGGTGGTCGATCCCGAGCGCGACGTCATCCTGGAGGAGCGCCGCGCGCGCATCGACAACCAGCCGCCGGCCCTGCTCGGCGAGGCGATGGACAGCGCGCTCTACCGCAACCATCCCTACCGGATCCCGGTGATCGGTTGGGCCTCCGAGATGGCCGGGCTGACGACCGCCGACGCGCTCAGCTTCTACAAGCGGCACTACGCGCCGAACAACGCGATCCTGGTGGTCGCCGGCGACGTCTCGCTGGAAGAGCTGAAGCGCCTCGCCCAGGAGCATTACGGCGACATCCCGCGCGGGCCGGACATCGAGCGCGAGCGGGTGACAGAGCCGCCGCAGCTGGCGGCGCGCCGGGTGACGCTGGAGAGTCCGCAGGTCCGCGAGCCGACGCTGCGCCGGAACTATTACGCGCCGAGCGCGACGGCGGGCGCCACCCAGCACGCCTATGCGCTGGAGGTGCTGAGCGAGATCCTCGGCGGCCCGACCGGCCGGCTCTACCGCGACCTGGTGATCGAGCGCGGGCTCGCCGCGGCGGCGGGTGCCTGGTATTCGCCGGACTCGCTCGACATGACGAAGTTCGGCTTCTACGCGGTGCCGCGCCAGGGGAAGAGCGTCGAGGCCGTCGAGGCGGCGCTGGACGAGGCAATCGCGAAGCTGCTGCGCGAGGGGGTCACGGTCGACGAGGTCGCCGACGCGACGAAGCGGCTGAAGGCTTCCGCCGTCTTCGCCCGCGACGACCTGGAGACGGCGGCACGGGTGCTCGGTGCCGCACTCGCAACGGGCCGGTCGATCGACGATGTCGAGCAGTGGCCGGCGCGGATCGGCGCGGTGACGGCGGAGCAGGTGAACATCGCGGCCCGCGCCGTGCTCAAGCCGGAAGGCTCCGTCACCGGCATCCTGCTGCCCAAGCCCGCCGAGGCCGCCTCCGCGGCACCCGCCCAGGCTCCGACGCCGACACCCGCGGACGCCCCTGCCGGAGCGCCGCAGCCCTCCCAGCCGGCGAGGAACCCGTCGTGA
- a CDS encoding DUF3035 domain-containing protein: MSALRISVPVAIAAAVLVAGCGGNVKQQLGIAKRAPDEFSVVTRAPLSMPPDYGLRPPRPGERRPQEPTMRAQARGVLVPNAAGDDLAAAVPGGTTGMTAGDSALLARVGTEPVSEDIRRQIDSETARLDADERNLIERMMFWREQPPPGDVVDPLKETQRLQENAALGKSTTDGDTPRIERKPVVRNSIF; encoded by the coding sequence GTGTCTGCTCTGCGCATATCCGTTCCGGTGGCGATCGCTGCGGCCGTGCTGGTCGCGGGCTGCGGCGGCAACGTCAAGCAGCAGCTCGGCATCGCCAAGCGTGCCCCTGACGAGTTCAGCGTCGTCACGCGTGCCCCTCTCAGCATGCCGCCGGACTACGGCCTGCGCCCGCCGCGACCCGGCGAGCGCCGTCCGCAGGAACCGACGATGCGTGCCCAGGCGCGCGGCGTCCTGGTGCCGAACGCGGCGGGCGACGATCTCGCCGCCGCGGTGCCCGGCGGGACGACCGGCATGACGGCGGGCGATTCGGCACTGCTCGCGCGGGTCGGCACCGAGCCCGTGTCCGAGGACATCCGCCGGCAGATCGACAGCGAGACGGCGCGTCTCGACGCGGACGAGCGGAACCTGATCGAGCGCATGATGTTCTGGCGCGAGCAGCCGCCGCCCGGCGATGTCGTCGACCCGCTCAAGGAGACCCAGCGGCTGCAGGAAAACGCGGCGCTCGGCAAGAGCACGACCGACGGCGATACCCCGCGGATCGAACGCAAGCCCGTCGTCCGCAACAGCATCTTCTGA
- the ileS gene encoding isoleucine--tRNA ligase, whose translation MSRDYKSTVFLPRTDFPMRGNLPVREPDLLARWARDDLYRLQREASKGREKFVLHDGPPYANGHLHIGHALNKILKDVINRAQQMLGKDANYVPGWDCHGLPIEWKVEEEYRAAGKNKDEVPILEFRQECRDFAAKWIAIQSEEFQRLGVIGDWKDPYKTMALKAEAQIAREIGKFAMNGSLYRGARPVLWSVVEKTALADAEVEYHDHTSHTIHVAFPVVSGKGVPEGASVVIWTTTPWTIPGNRAIAVAAEEPYVALRVTEAGEGSMVAVGAVYLVAEPLIENFCRDAKIAAHEVVATFRGEDLVGTVCRHPLHGQGYDFEVRVFAGEFVTMDAGTGFVHIAPGHGADDFVLGKANGVEVPETVGPDGAYFRHVPLFAGKRVYSDQGKEGDANKAVIAALRDAGRLLSAGRIRHSYPHSWRSKAPLIFRNTAQWFISMDDTGLRDKALAAIDATRFVPQAGRNRLYSMIEGRPDWCISRQRAWGVPIPVFVHRETGKILCDQAVFDRVGQAFEEEGGDAWFSSDPSRFLGNAYDPEDYEQVRDIVEVWFESGSTHAFVLEQRPDLQWPASLYLEGSDQHRGWFHSSLLESCGTRGRAPYDAVLTHGFVLDQNGEKMSKSKGNVTAPQEVVGQYGADILRIWVVGSDYSEDLRIGPAILKHQADLYRRVRNTLRYLLGALDGFTPAETLPVAQMPELERWALHRLWEMDRLVRRCIADYDFHTLWTALHTFCAVDLSAFYLDIRKDSLYCDRPDSVRRRACRTVLDRLFECLTIWLGPIVCFTAEEAWLARTGDAPGNSVHLQTCPEIPEAWRDDALAERWAKVRAVRRVVTGALELERAEKRMGSSLQGAPLIWASPAHVAALEGLDLAELAITSQAELQTGVPPEGSFTLPDVPGVGVQARLSPHARCERCWQHLPDVGAVAAHPDLCGRCADAVIAIDAAAAE comes from the coding sequence ATGAGTCGCGACTACAAGTCGACCGTATTCCTGCCGCGCACCGACTTTCCCATGCGCGGCAACCTGCCGGTGCGGGAGCCGGACCTGCTGGCGCGGTGGGCGCGCGACGATCTCTATCGTCTGCAGCGCGAGGCGTCGAAGGGCCGCGAGAAGTTCGTCCTGCACGACGGGCCGCCCTATGCGAATGGCCACCTGCACATCGGCCATGCCCTCAACAAGATCCTGAAGGACGTGATCAACCGCGCCCAGCAGATGCTGGGCAAGGACGCGAACTACGTCCCCGGCTGGGACTGCCACGGCCTGCCGATCGAGTGGAAGGTCGAGGAGGAGTATCGCGCCGCCGGCAAGAACAAGGACGAGGTGCCGATCCTGGAGTTCCGGCAGGAGTGCCGCGACTTCGCCGCCAAGTGGATCGCCATCCAGTCGGAGGAGTTCCAGCGCCTGGGCGTGATCGGCGACTGGAAGGACCCCTACAAGACCATGGCGCTGAAGGCCGAGGCGCAGATCGCGCGCGAGATCGGCAAGTTCGCCATGAACGGCAGCCTGTATCGCGGCGCCCGGCCCGTGCTGTGGTCGGTGGTCGAGAAGACGGCACTCGCCGACGCCGAGGTGGAGTATCACGACCACACCTCGCACACGATCCACGTCGCATTTCCGGTCGTCTCCGGCAAGGGCGTGCCCGAGGGCGCGTCGGTCGTCATCTGGACGACGACGCCCTGGACCATCCCCGGCAACCGCGCCATCGCGGTGGCGGCCGAGGAGCCGTACGTCGCGCTGCGCGTGACCGAGGCGGGCGAGGGGTCGATGGTGGCCGTCGGCGCCGTCTATCTGGTCGCCGAACCGCTGATCGAGAATTTCTGCCGCGACGCGAAGATCGCCGCCCACGAGGTGGTCGCGACTTTCCGCGGTGAGGACTTGGTGGGCACGGTCTGCCGGCATCCGCTGCACGGCCAGGGCTACGATTTCGAGGTTCGCGTCTTCGCCGGCGAGTTCGTGACGATGGACGCGGGCACGGGCTTCGTGCACATCGCACCGGGCCACGGCGCCGACGACTTCGTGCTGGGCAAGGCGAACGGTGTCGAGGTGCCGGAGACGGTCGGGCCGGACGGCGCCTATTTCCGCCACGTGCCGCTGTTCGCCGGAAAGCGGGTCTATTCCGACCAGGGCAAGGAAGGCGACGCCAACAAGGCCGTCATCGCCGCGCTGCGCGATGCCGGGCGGCTGCTGTCGGCCGGCCGCATCCGCCATTCCTACCCGCATTCCTGGCGCTCGAAGGCGCCGCTGATCTTCCGCAACACGGCCCAGTGGTTCATCTCGATGGACGACACGGGGCTGCGCGACAAGGCGCTCGCCGCCATCGACGCGACGCGCTTCGTGCCGCAGGCGGGGCGCAACCGGCTCTATTCGATGATCGAGGGCCGGCCCGACTGGTGCATCTCGCGCCAGCGGGCCTGGGGCGTGCCAATCCCGGTCTTCGTGCATCGTGAGACCGGCAAGATCCTGTGCGACCAGGCGGTGTTCGACCGGGTCGGGCAGGCGTTCGAGGAGGAGGGCGGCGACGCCTGGTTCTCGTCCGACCCGTCGCGCTTCCTCGGCAACGCCTACGACCCCGAGGATTACGAGCAGGTCCGCGACATCGTCGAGGTCTGGTTCGAATCCGGCTCGACCCACGCCTTCGTGCTGGAGCAGCGCCCCGACCTGCAATGGCCGGCCTCGCTCTACCTGGAAGGCTCGGACCAGCATCGCGGCTGGTTCCATTCCTCGCTGCTGGAATCCTGCGGCACGCGCGGCCGCGCGCCCTACGACGCGGTGCTGACCCACGGCTTCGTCCTCGACCAGAACGGCGAGAAGATGTCGAAGTCGAAGGGCAACGTGACGGCGCCGCAGGAGGTCGTCGGCCAGTACGGCGCCGACATCCTGCGCATCTGGGTGGTCGGCTCGGACTATTCCGAGGACCTGCGCATCGGCCCGGCGATCCTGAAGCACCAGGCCGATCTCTACCGCCGGGTGCGCAACACGCTGCGCTATCTGCTGGGCGCCCTCGACGGCTTCACGCCCGCCGAGACGCTGCCGGTCGCCCAGATGCCCGAGCTGGAGCGCTGGGCGCTGCACCGGCTGTGGGAGATGGATCGGCTCGTGCGGCGCTGCATCGCCGACTACGACTTCCATACGCTGTGGACGGCGCTGCACACCTTCTGCGCGGTCGACCTGTCGGCCTTCTATCTCGATATCCGCAAGGATTCGCTCTACTGCGACCGGCCGGACAGCGTCCGCCGGCGCGCCTGCCGCACCGTGCTCGACAGGCTGTTCGAATGCCTGACGATCTGGCTGGGACCGATCGTCTGCTTCACGGCGGAGGAGGCGTGGCTGGCGCGCACCGGCGACGCGCCCGGCAACAGCGTCCACCTTCAGACTTGCCCGGAGATCCCCGAAGCGTGGCGCGACGATGCGCTCGCCGAGCGCTGGGCCAAGGTGCGGGCGGTGCGGCGCGTCGTCACCGGCGCGCTGGAGCTGGAGCGGGCCGAGAAGCGGATGGGATCGAGCCTGCAGGGCGCGCCGCTGATCTGGGCGTCGCCCGCGCACGTCGCGGCCCTCGAGGGGCTCGACCTCGCCGAACTGGCGATCACGTCCCAGGCGGAGTTGCAGACCGGCGTGCCGCCCGAGGGCAGCTTCACCCTGCCCGACGTGCCGGGCGTCGGCGTCCAGGCGCGCCTGTCGCCGCACGCGCGCTGCGAGCGCTGCTGGCAGCACCTGCCGGACGTGGGCGCCGTGGCGGCCCATCCCGACCTGTGCGGGCGCTGCGCCGACGCGGTGATCGCGATCGACGCGGCGGCGGCGGAATAG